A stretch of DNA from Solea solea chromosome 20, fSolSol10.1, whole genome shotgun sequence:
GGAATGAGATgaggagaagcaggaggacTCAGACACAGACTGTGATCAAGCAGAGTAACAGATGGTTAGGAAGGAATGCCAGATGTAGACAGGGAAGACAGAGGCCCATTTGCTCTTCTGTGCAGCCAATCTGCcccacaaagagagagaaaagagtaaCCTATTTCTCAGGTCACGAGTCACAAGTCGGGCTTGTAGTTGAGCTAGCCATGACAGAACTGAAATAACAGTTCTGAAGTTATTTTTCCTCAACTTTTGAAGTAATAGTAAGGCAACCTCCAAGCAACATCAAATGCCATGTCTGTCATATTGACAGTAAAGTGGTACTGGTATTTCCCATGGTAAACgcagcacagcagccattttgacatgttggGTTCAGTTAAGTCAGGACACTGTGACAATGAACCAGCATGCACCCCGAAAAACTGAGGAAGCCAAATAGAATGTAGCCATCAGTAatatgattatttacacctgtgatttttccactgtgacctgtcaaaatggctgctgagaACGGGCCCATTGTTTGTCAACAAGCAAAATATGattacattaaaatgtgatgggaatcatttatttgtttttggcaTCAAGGAGCATTTTGGCAAATTCAGCAATTTCATAATGTTACAAATCACTGGAGTGTATCATTCGTTTGAAAGTACTGGCCCCACAATCACTGAAATGAAGATGGCAAACATAACAACAATATACAACATGATGGAAAAccctatttttttaaattccgtTTATGAATATGTTTTATCCTCCGAACCTTCCGTAAATATTTCcgaaaacttgtttttaatggcACAGACTGGCATGTTAAAGCTGCATGTGAGCAAATTCACAGGATATGAATTTGACATTCAGCAAAAGTCATTGTCATACAAAGGTCATTGTCAGACAAAAGCATGTACTCTCTATAGTAGGAGCAGAGacatatttcatttcatgtcatttctTCTTATTCGTTCAAAAGTGTGTAACCTCCTTTTGTTAATTGACACATGGATTCACTCCTGACAGAAATACGGTTAGTAGGGTTGCTGGGTTAACATTGAGGTGATCAAACACATACTAATAAAGTGCCCTTTCTGATCTCAATTCCACTATTCATAACTTaaatcttataaaaaaaaatgagacttGTTAACTCACTGTTACCTAGGAATGCATGGTGGGATGAATGGAAGGATCTAAAAGTATACCGTTAATCCCTGGCTGAGTTTAAGATATGCAGGAACTGTCCTAGTCATTTTATTCGAGCTTCATGAGCTTTATCTATTTACAGCAACAAGGTATGGAATCATGCACACTGGCTGTTGTACTGCATACAAACCAGCATGTGCGGGCACTTCTGTGAGAATACTGAAAAGAGAACATGGAATGATGCCGTGTATCCACAGTGCAGTGGGACTGTCAGTCACAGGATGCTCACATTAGCCTGGTGACGGCACCAGAGAGGAAGTCCTCATAGTTGAGGCGGATATTGCCAGTCATGCCCGTGTCCCTCTCCCTGAAGACCTGCGTCATGCTCTGGAGCTGTGTGCACACCTGGATGAAGCGGTCCAGCTGGATGCCCGGTCGCCCACCTCGCATGGTGAAGCGCTGCACCAACGTCTCAGAAAACTGGGGACTGAGGTTATAGCCCATCTGAGCCAGAGCTGGAGGAAAGAAGAGTAAGAAACACTGAACATGAATTATTTCTGCAGACAGTCCTAAgcgtctgtgttttttgttttcacagtcaTAGACACATTTCCCACACAACAGCCTTGTTTCCATCAACAGTACAGTATGGTTCATTTTAGTACAGTTCTATTCAGTTTCACTTCAGTTCATTGTCAGTCTCTAGGtccaaatgattaaaaaacagacacaaatacaagaaaaaggaaaaataaaacatataaaaaagataaaaagacaaTCATTCCATTTGCCTGCCATGTGCTTGGGAATCATATAGCACTAAACCTGGGGTTTGACGGCAGCAAAACAACATTCAGTGTATTATTTTAAGTGAagcaattatttgcatttcgACTGTCAAAAGTTCCGATGGGTACCAAACTATCCGATCCATATTCCACACCACTGTGTTTGACAAAAACTGTTACTTTTGAGCAAAATTGGGAATGTAATGGCattctgtgtttccatttttttaacaaatgtcaGCATAGATGATACCATGCCAAGGTGAGTTGAACTAAATTGCCCCGCTTCATGGAAACATGGCTAAACTGTAGCACCACTGTCATACCTTGGTGTAGCTCTGTGCCATTGATGGTCCCAGAACGGTCTCTGTCATATTGCTGAAAGAGCGCTCTCCACCGCTGCATGAACTCCCACAGTGCTGAGAAGCCAAACAGGTCAATTCGACCTGACCGGGTCTTGTCAAACATATCTAAcagaaccaaaaaaaagcaaagaatgTTCAAGCAGACATGATTCGGACACttttcttcacaaaaaaaaatgtgcatcatcatgatttttcttcttgttttaatCTAAAGTCACACAAAGAAGTCACATAGTTCTCATGTCAGTAATGGTGCATGTTAGTCACTGCCTTGTTAATGCAACTGGAATGTGGGGACACTGGCACAACCATCATGACTCAGTCATTTTTATGCTGACTCTTGGCAGCATCTCTCTTTTCAGCAACATAAGTGATTTCAGCTTGGGAAATTTTGGAGACTATCCACATCTAAATGCATCCTTCATTCctttacttgtttatttgttttcctaaATAACCATCCCAACCTGTTTGCTGTGACCACAGTTGTACACTCTGTCATTCTGCCTCAAGAAACACTGTGATTACAACTCAGATCTACCGGACACACTTTGCTGAACATTTCAATTTGCAGTCCCCGTTTTACTTACTGATCATCATGAGGCAGGTCTCATCGTTAAAAGCAGACCAGTTGGAGTTGACAAGTGCCTGCTTCAGCTCCTTGAGGTTGATGAAGCCACTGCGGTCCGTGTCAACAGTGTGGAACCACTGATATGCCTCTGGGTTAACTCCAGGAGGAACGTTACCTACAGAAAAATAAGAACACAACAGGATGGTGAAAACATGAGACTAACAGTGAATATATCGCTCATATTAAGCTTACTTGATTCAATCACTTTTTCCATCTTCTCATTCTTCAATCTGCCTGAGCCAAATAGTTGTATTGATTCTATATGCTGTGTTCcacccttttgttttcttttcaccacTTATTATTTCACAGAAGCTTTTGGGAGTTGAGAAGTAATGATTGTATGGCAAATAAATGAAGCATCTGCCACATATCAatgcaaaaacatttatttacaagaagataaaaaaaaacacacgcctGACGTCGAAACTGTGACttgatcataaaaaaaaaaaaaataataataataatacatctgTGTATGAGTCAGTCTTCTGCCTTTAATTTTTTAGAAAACCCTGCTTTGGAAAACAGCAGGGTATTCTGACAATGAAAGTAATTTAGAATATGCTCACTCTGACTGACATGCAAAATATAATTCCTAAAAcgaagtacattttaaatatgtaagcAAAAGAAATGGGCTTCATTTACTTGCTGGAAATGAGTAACAGGCAGCATAGCATACAGCATATAATAGCTATAGCATTGTCCTTCAATAGATGTAATTAAACTAGGGAATAACAAATCTTCTAACAGTAGTTTCCAGTTGACATCGTCGTGGTGCATTAAAACATTGGAGTTTGACATTCTGTTAACTTGGCAACACCATAGTCCAGTatcaaaaaaacataatgataaTGGTAGGATTTGATGAAATCTATTGATGAAGTTGCAAGTTGCTGCTGAATATCTCTCACCCCAACCTCAAACTCAAAAGGTGTTAATTTGTCTGCAGATAAGAAGctaatgtaaatataaagggCTCATTCTGTGGTgatgaaaacacttttatatTCAGCTGATTGCTCAGTCAATACAATATATCTTACACACTGATGTGACCTCCCAATACTAGTATAATACATAGTATAAACATGCaggtttaaaggtttaaaggAAACAAGGTGTTAGGAAATATGGTGCAAGGCTTGGGGTAGACTGAAGAGAGGGCTGGTTGTCAGAGAAATGAATGGGGAACGAAGGACAGGTGACACTTCAGGCCAGACCCTGATGGATTCCGTCCCTGTGGAGAGTGATAGCTGTGTCTGCTATCAGATGCTGACTCCCACTTAGCTGCTACAGGAAACAGTgtaatcacacatacacacactctttccCCATCTGTCTCTTACTCTGTTTAGCCCTCACTCAGTATTACTGGAGTCATCACTCCAGCTGTGTAATCCTGCTGAGGGGCACAAACTGAACCCTGTCTCTACATGACTGTCTGGGAACGCAAGTCATTTTCTATCCATCATCTCACCAAAAAGTGAGGGAGGATGAAAATAAGAAAGAGGCAATGACGAAGGGGCATGGGAGCCTATTTGCAGCCTACTCACGTCCAGACTCAGCCTGTTCAACCAACACAAAGGGGAGGGAGCTGAACATGCTTACATAGCTAGTCTCAACTCTCAACTACTGTATAGTTACCTGCAGGAGCATGGTGTCCATAATGTCCGCCATGAGGCTGTCCGCCATGAGGCTGTCCACCATGAGGCTGACCACCATAACCTCCATAATGTCCACTGGGGGCACCCCCTGGTACGTGTCCATACTGCGCTCCGTGAGCTGGGGCTCCATAACCACCATAGGAACCTCCTGGTTGACCTGTGGCACCTCCATACGGAGCTGAGGGGGGAGCACCATAAGGACCACGTCCACCTCCATATGGAGCATTTGGTTGTGGGTTGCCCCCTCCTGGATAGCCCTACAATGAGTGAGAGACAACAGTTGTcatatgagttcacacaatgctatGAAGTAGGCCTGACAGGAATCTATCTGTCTTTTTCAGTACAATAATGTATTAAtttggtaatcgattaattgagtaattgtttcagctgtacacacaaacactccctcagtcaggtctgatagcaTTTCTTGACCGAGGGTTTAATGAACACAGCATACGTATGATGTTACATCATTTTTGTTGAAGAAGACCCAACTGAGGCAGaatcaacaacatcaacaacaacaaaaaaaaacaccaaaggttacacactgcagctttaaagctaTAAGTCAGGAGTTTCCAGGAAAGTTTTTTCCATCATGAGATGATTTCCATTATATGTTTTGGTACTATTTTAGCATTTCAAAAGGTCATGCATTTGTTGTTACACCTTTCGTTGCATAAAACCAAACCCAATATTGCTGATTCTGAACTGCATTCATTTAACTGTTCCTTTCCAAACAGGGAAAGTGTGGAATTGAAATATCTATTATCAATTGATGTATCAATTTCATATTGTATTATTGTGCACTTTCATGAAaggaatacataaataaataattgtaaaaaGGACTAAAACCATTAgtataactattttgataatttattAACCATTTCACTTTAGTTAGAGCCTCTAAAatgcacacatatacatatacatatatatgtatatatgtatacatgtatatatatatatataaatatacatatatatatacatatatatatttgtggtctgataaatgaattcaaagtgataataataattacgacAGCTGCAAATCTAGAAAAACAAGTTGATTAGCTGCAACACGTACACTTACGTGTTGCTTCCAGGTGTATACAACTATTTAACGTAATTAGGATAAAAACGGAAGGCCTGACTTCTGTTCTGTTACTGTAATTTCACTGTGATGACAGAAGTTCAGCACTGACAACAGAGGCGAACTTATTATGTCAAGTTGTGGTGAAACATCTTGACGTGGACGTGTTGTTGTAGTCCTCACTGAACCCAAATTACGTGGTTGACGTTTCCCAACTCATTGCAAAACACGATACTTGACATAAACATCTATAACGACTGGAAAACAGTGTACACACCAACACCCTGTTAGCCACAGTAAACAAATGAATGGCTAACGTCACTCGTGCTTCTGAAGCCTAAACGTCGAACCAAGTCGcgaaaaacaccaaaaataaacaacaacatcaccgCGCTACAATACTTTAAACACATATTCGGGCAAAAAGCAGTATTTCTGTACCTGTCCGTAGTGGAAACTCATGTTAGACTGACTTCACTTCCTCCAACAAGGCAGCTTTGAGGGAGGACACGGCAGCGTCCGGCTCTGGCTGACAATTGGTGCATTTCCGGGTCTGTCAAGACGTCACCCGTGTGTCTCGCCTTTGATTGGACAGCGGACAGGAACAATGATGACGACAGCACAGACGAGTAACAATCACATTCTCCATGACGCTAATGTCCCCAATACTTACAGAGTTACTCACTCACTGTTAAGCCCTGCTATACGCCCAAACACTGGCTTTATTTGTATCTGTTGAATCCAATCTATTCTATagtttaaagggacagttcacatTTCTTGAAATATGATTGTATAAGGGGGTTTGATGCATTATCCACATTATCTCTGCTCTGGGTTcaccggtttcctcccacagcccaaaaacatgcagattgaacattctaaattgactataggtggcacctgtccagggtgtaccctgccttttgcccctatgtcagctgggattggcaccagcacccgctacgaccctcatgtggaggataaagcagtaaaagatGACGACTGCCAACaagaacagaagaaaacacagatcACACAATACAATATACGCATGCAGAGGTCTATAATCTCCTAAGAAGATGTTTTTCTCACCATTAATCAGCCTTGTgtgagtccacagagaaaaactttacattttacatcattGCACATAAGAGTTGccactgcctccatcagtatTCAAATATCTTTTTCTCAGGTTTATTTAAGAcacacaaacttaaaaaaacattggatttatgttacatttttattgtttttgtatatTGCTTTTAGTTTACATTGTTTCATATCCTGTcacttttatgtatttatgtgatgtacagcactttggtcaactggaTTGTTCTTAAGTGTGCTATAGATAtacatttggattggattggattttaTGGAGTTTTTTAGATGTAAAAGGCTGTGCAATGGCAAGACATagtggcaaacatatttttaagataGAGAGTGTAGAGTTTATtatgtgaggtttttttttgctgtccatGTCAGAAGGGTCCATGGAAACGGTGGCACACGCTaccttattattttttaaaagcatgGGACTTTTCTTTTCTACTCTATGGAAAATGCAGTGCTATGTAGAACATTAAAGTCATTAACTGATACAGCTATACATCATTTCATGTACAATAACTGTGAAAAAGTTCTTcataaagaaacacacagtgagatttCTTTTCTACGGTAAAATATCTTTATAcagcacaaaaataaacacagtgtaaaATAGAATATATTATATAGACTCTTACTTCTCTtacaaaaggaaagaaaaaaacaataaaatttaatttatgtgtataaaacatgtatgtataagtgtataaatgTATCATACATTCATTAAGTGATTCGGTTTTACTTTATAGTGGGTGTATTCAAAATGCTAACGAGGGTCAGAGTAATAACTTATAATAAAGATCTATTTTTCATCACGTGCAACAGCCTTTCAAGGGATTTAGGATGTTTTAAGGAGCTGCTCTGTGTACTTTTTCCTGTTATGTTCATTTGGGgtaggtgtgtatgtgtatgtatacatgtataaacaCTGTGTAACTGCATCACATACTgttacacacccacacacacaagaaattCTCTAAACCTTTAACTTTCTCCATGAAAGAGTCAATTTGAATGCATCCGATGTTTCAGAAATCCCCGAATTGATGGATATCTCAGCAGTTCTCCACGTGTTCTGGAACCCTGATTACCTCGCTCAGTTTTCAAAACAGCCACTGCCACATCGTGGCTTATGCTATTTTTTCTCGGGTTTCT
This window harbors:
- the pef1 gene encoding peflin; this translates as MSFHYGQGYPGGGNPQPNAPYGGGRGPYGAPPSAPYGGATGQPGGSYGGYGAPAHGAQYGHVPGGAPSGHYGGYGGQPHGGQPHGGQPHGGHYGHHAPAGNVPPGVNPEAYQWFHTVDTDRSGFINLKELKQALVNSNWSAFNDETCLMMINMFDKTRSGRIDLFGFSALWEFMQRWRALFQQYDRDRSGTINGTELHQALAQMGYNLSPQFSETLVQRFTMRGGRPGIQLDRFIQVCTQLQSMTQVFRERDTGMTGNIRLNYEDFLSGAVTRLM